TTGACAGAGTTTTTCACCGACCTCCTTTTTTTGGCGGCCAGCTTTGCAAATTCCAAAACTTCCCAGAATTACACACACAAGTAGAAAGAAAGCACTGGCTTTCATCTTATTCTCCATGCAATCTCTCCTCTTGGAAATGCAAAATCAGAACAGAAATGTTTTTGAGTTGCAAGATTGGGAAACTATATATATAGGCGTCTACTGCAGCCGAATTGCATGCAATTGAAGCAATTATTCCTAGCGTGAATGTGTGGACATTGTGCTCGTTCCCCAGCACACggttcatgaaagttgtatcttGCTAGGTCTGTTACTACATTAAATCATTGACTTTTCATCGCTATTTTGTACATATTATTTATGGGATATGGCACAACAATTATCATATATCTGTAACTTAGTATAAAAGTTTTCTGGCAGACTGCTTTAAATTTGAGAATGAATTTTGTACTAGTTTGAGCTAAAAGGAACAAGAAACAGAAAGTCAACTCCATTGATGCGTCCTAATAGGATTTTCATTGTATCCTACGTATTGTTAGTCGAATTGCATTGCATTCTTTATTTCCCTTGAACAATACTACATGTTCTGTTCAGTTTTTATCCAGTGGCTTCATATTCCCTTCTCTTCTTCTCCATGCAGCATCACCTCTTAGTTGGATCCTTCTTTTGAAAAAGATTGTTATCAATTGCGGTATTGGTACGTGAACTGAAAGCGTAATTTCTTGGCCCTTAAAAATGCTAAAGGTAGAGCAATAGTTTGTTTTAGACTTTTAGTTAAAGGTTTCATTGGCCCTCAAGAATGCCAAAGGCAGAGCTATCATTTGATTGGTGTTTTAGTTTCCCAAACATCCATGAATAATTCTATGATATTGCCTGAATAACTACTTTCATACCATATCTAATATTTTGATTGATTGCCTGTGTAGCTCAATACTTTGCACAAGTCCAAGTACTAATCCCTATCTATTTGTAACTCATCACctatttggaaaattttattgttAAAAGGGATATCATCGCTTCAATTTATCTCTAGTAAACTGACCGTCGCATCATtcaataatgatgataatttaaattttacataattgaGATATTGTAATAAGAGTCAAAAACTCTTATTTCTATCACCTTCTTGTGGATCTCAATcttaaaaatataatattcaCATGACATATGATTTCATACCATTTCAAAGAAAATGACGTGATTTCATTTATGACTCACGTGATCTAAGTACTGTAACATCTCCTCACTTATTAATGTTTGATTGAGCATTCAAATATTGTATCGCAAAAAATTATCAAACCAAACAAACATATTCTattgtgaaaatttttcaatggaATATGTAAAGGTAGTTAAGGTTTAACTAGGAATGACAAGGGGTGAGAGGAAGTTAAAGgttctaaacttttttttttctttttctttctatgGGCATATGTGTAAAATCGCTAAAGCTAATTGTTAGGGTGACTTAGGCTGAAAACAATCAAACATGGGAAAAAACATCCTGTCAACCGCAaacactttttcttttctttaattttcgaGCCAAAATGCAGGGAAATCTATAAATATTTGCTCTGTAAATATAACTTACTAATCAATAGTAATCAACTAGTTGCATAAATGTTGAAATTCTTGAGAAGTAAAATCCATCTCCAAAATCCCAAACTTTACATTCCCATTTCCCATGTTCACAGCAAAACCACCTCAAAATACACCCCACTTTCCAACCCAGCAATTGATTTCATCCTAAATGAAGCAGCTCAAGACATTAAACCCTTAAAACCCTCCTGTCCAAACCCTCCAAACCCACAAAAAACTCTagtagaaaatgaagaaaaaaaggcCCCTTTTAATAGTACGGTTCAAATATCTCATCCCTGGCCTGAATGGGTGGAGCTGATGGATAAGTTGCTGAAAGGTGGATATTTTGATCAAATTGGACacccttttggtagaaatgaaatgGGCTCGAAGTTTTTTAATCAGATTAGGACTGCTTGCTTGAATTATGCCCGCGACCGGTTTGATCTTATAAGGTAGCTttggtgtttgatgaaatgcttaATTGAATCTTTGTGTTGTTTTCTGGAAAGTATTATTAGCCGTTTCCGATGTTCACTAATTATTGGCACTGATGGTTCAGTGAATTTTATTGTGGTTATTTGGGGTGATTGTTTGTTTTTGTAACTATATGGATCATCTGTTTGGAACCTAAATGGTTTGGCTAGTTATATGCTTATTATGCTCTGCGAATGTCTAATTCTTACGTATCATGTCGTAAATTATGTGCAATATTTTATCGCCTTAAATTTCTTCTAATGGAAGGAAGGTTGATTAAATATACTGTGAATTTGTACAAAAACATGCAATACTTTTTCTTTCTATTATACATAACAATTTAAAATGGAATTCCGGTGGTTAAGACTAGTTAGTTTAGTTCACACCAAGAACCAGGTTATAAGCCTGCAAAAACAGAGTAGTATTTCATCCTTGGACATATCTCTTTAAACCACTAAAAGTCTTTGGCCTGTATTTGATGCAACTTTTGCATCACTTGTATGCATCATCTTAATAGCAGAATTTCTTGCTCTTTGAATCTTGTTAAGTGCTGTCCTCAAATTTTTCCTGATCACTTTAATGTTTTTCTCAAGGTGAAAGTTTGGTATTATTTAAAGAGAATAAACACTTTGTTATTGTGATGGACATAAAGATTTAGCACACTTAAGGGAAAGTGCTACTTTTTTAACCTGATTGTGACCTTTCAACATACTAGAGCTGAACTTATGGCATTCGTCATGGCAAGCAGAAACTTAGCTTAGCCATCAAACTCATCAAAATTTCATTGGTAGTTATACAGGCAAGGTCAAGGGTCTGGGTGGGGCTAGAATTAGTTGAAGACTTCATGTTATTAGAGTCATCATGCCATTGATAATTCAAACATGGGTTAGCATGATATAATGAATTGTCTGCAAAAATCTCTTCTAGTATGAAACCAGTACCATTTTTTATGTAAACCCTTTGAAAAATTGTACGCAGTCATGTTAGTTCATCTAAAGTTAGTGGCTGCTTAAGATCTTACATCATCTGCGCACTAATTAAAGGATCATACCAGCATGCAAAATAAAAGCTAAAAGCTTTTACTTCGTTGTGCAAGGACATGAGGGTATGTTTTATGTTCCACAAAGCAAGTTTCATTCCATATGTTTATGACTATGCAATTTGTACCAGGTTTTTGTCCCAGAAAGATATTCAGATTGTTGCTGGATCTGGATGTCCTACCTTGGACAGAAAAGTTGTGAACTCAGGAAAGCGACTAAGAGCACATGTGGGAACTGATGAAGGAAATGTATGCACTCAAAATAAAATCAGCCTCCTGCGTTTCCGTGATAAAATCAGCCTGTTGCATGAAGTTGCATGCATTCACCTGTCTAATGTGGACAGCTTTGTAGGTTTGCAGCTCCTGTGTTTTGAGGGGAAATTGTGAGAGGGCTTTTGTAAAGGCACGTGAGGATGAAGGGGGCAGGACTGTCGACGTCATGCGCTTCTTGTTGACATACGGACTCGATGCTATAATTGGTACTGTAGAGAATGAGCCTTGCCTAAACAAGAAGGTCAAGGAGTCGGTCAGAAAATTGCTGAAAGAAATCACAGAGTTCAGCTCTGAGGAAACTGATACTGAGCAGTCTACAGCTTCAACTTCTGGATGGATTTCATCTACTCAAGGAATCTCAGCTCACCAGGGGCAAGATCAAGTTAATGTAATAATGAAACCCGGCGATTGGAAATGCCCCAAGTAAGTCCCTACCAAATAGTATCTTATTAAAAACATAGTCCAGCATCTTCTGCACTTGATAAATGATGCGCaaaattcctttcttctcttctcaGATGCAACTTCCTAAACTTTTCTAGAAATATTAAGTGCTTGCGTTGTGAGGGATTATTCCAAGAAAGACTACAGAAACTTGGCGAGGACGAAGATCATCTTCCACTAAAGAAAGGAGACTGGATATGTGAGAAGTAAGGAACTATTTTACAAGCCTGCTTCTGGTCAAAGTACTTTATACTTTGTTTAACCATAtgcttttctttgtattttctccttcttatgtGGCTCAATATTTTTACAGGtgcaattttttgaattttgcaaaAAATACAAGGTGTTTACAATGTAAAGAGAAGCCATCAGGTCGACAACTCATTCCTGGGGAGTGGGAATGTGAATCGTAAGTAATTTTTTTCCAGATAGTTtaatgaagttttataattttgatttacTGTTGTTCTTATAATTGGATTTCGTTACTTTCCAGGTGTAACTACATAAATTTTAGAAGAAATATGGTATGCTTAAAATGCGATCATAAAAGACCGAAAGCGTCGAATTCTTCATCCTTACCATCTCCATCTGCCAGTGACCATATGCCATATCGTCGTACACGCCCTTATTTTGGGCAAGAGAAGCAATGtggagatgaagaaagtgaTGTAATAAAATTTGTTGAAACTGAAGGCCAACATAGATCAAACTCACTAGATGAGGCTCCAGGATTTGTTGACTTTCCTTTGGTGTGTGGTAAGAGTGACTTGTCCCAGAATGTTCAGAAGCAAGAGAGATGGAGAAAGGAAATGGCTGAGCAGAGCAGAAGTGCTGCAAAGGCAAAGGAAAATGCTGGTGTTTTCAAATCTTCCATCACCCGGGACAGTAGAGAGTTGCTTCAGTTGGATGACGATGAAGAGATGGCTGAGTGGTTTGGACGCAGAAGAGACAACTGAGCAAAACAATGAAGACTTTGTACTGGAAAGTGAAAGAGATTTCAGTCTGAAATCATATGCGCGGACAGGGATCAACCAAAGACATAACTGACAACTGCAACGTACACTTGGCCTAGACATTTCCTACTGTTGGTTTGAGTGATCTAGTCTATATAAGAAAGTGAATCTAGAGCACGCAATCAACAAATGCCTATATGCATGATCCTTTATGTAGAGATGGTTGGAGGTGTATTATTACCTTGCACTCTATTAGCTGATGTCTCATTACTCACAAAAATGGGACAATCTAACATGATTGGGTTGGATCAATCTTCATTAGATGTATGTGGAGTGCAAGAAACTTCATGTGGCATTGATAAATGCCTTAAGAAAAGAAACATAGCGACCTGTGAGCATGCACAAGAAAAAGAACATTATACCTGTTAACTTTTTTCCATCTCAGTAACTTGGATCAGCAGTTACAGTTTTACACTTGGTGCTGAATTCGAAATGCATATAGCAGAAGAACAGTGTAAAGAGTCATGCTCAGCTAATCGTGCAGCTTGGGCTGAACTTAGACTCTGACAATGTCGACCTGAGCTGAGAATTTGACGGAGCTACTAATTATAAAAGCTTGCAAGTAAATCTTTTTGTTATTAGCCAATAGCTTGCAAGCAACTTGGTTGAATGAATCCCTAATTTTCACTTGTCTTATAGCTATATCGCATTGTTCTGAGTAGTCGCTTGCAATAAGAAAATTGCCAGAGTATCTAAAATGCTCAAGTTTCTTGCCTAGCGAGTAATGACCAACAATTTGCAAGTGGCTTCCATAATATGGACTTAAATCCACAAAATGTACCATAATTGCACAAACCCTATTGGCCCTGATAGGATTCAGAAAtgaatttataaatttatatagtAGAATTGTAGGATTGTAACGACGGGATTTAGAATTTAACAACTATGCTTTCGAGTAAGGTTTTGACCTTAACAACTAGCATTTAGCATtcttgagattttaaaaatatcacttacctcctttagtaattataaaatgactatATTAACCCTTACTTTATATATAACCCATATATCAAATAAATAGAgttcaaaaaattaaagaaaaagaaagaaaagccactttcttctctttctcctTTCTCCAATATTTTATCGTGTCTATTTTTTGGATGACTGTTCGATTTTTTGTTGGATAAATTATcataaattgaattttgtttatctttttccttttagtaATCGTGGTAGCGCGCGGTAGATttctttggttatttgattttatttttatagtgATTTATTACAACTCAAAGGCTTGGGTCATAGGTTGAGAAAAGGTTAAAAAGAATTAATTTTGATCATAAAGTTGAATTGGTGCTAATGTATTTCTTTACCagtatctttcttttgtttttcaaaatttcatttttaagaGCTATGGCTTTGTAACATGGTAATAGTACTTAAGATTTAGATGGTGATTTTTAGTGGAGTAAAGGAAGTGGCTTAGGAGTATTTTTGTTTAGCAAAAGAAGTAAAAGGATAGTTTAGGATTTTTAAAGATTTTTTCATACAAATAGCAAAAGTAAGGAAAGTAAGTGatacttttaaaaaaatactaagTAATCTCAAAAATACTAAGTAATATCCCTTTCTACTTTTTACTCCGATTAATGAAATAGATctattttgccaaaaaaaaaattcgctTATATATATCGGATCGGATGgtcctttcctttttctgtcGTTCAACTTCTGCTACTCTTCCTTGGCATATGCAGTATTAGAGTTTCCTTTAgtttcatattcttttttttccttgtaaTCTA
This portion of the Coffea eugenioides isolate CCC68of chromosome 11, Ceug_1.0, whole genome shotgun sequence genome encodes:
- the LOC113753521 gene encoding zinc finger protein VAR3, chloroplastic-like, with product MLKFLRSKIHLQNPKLYIPISHVHSKTTSKYTPLSNPAIDFILNEAAQDIKPLKPSCPNPPNPQKTLVENEEKKAPFNSTVQISHPWPEWVELMDKLLKGGYFDQIGHPFGRNEMGSKFFNQIRTACLNYARDRFDLIRFLSQKDIQIVAGSGCPTLDRKVVNSGKRLRAHVGTDEGNVCSSCVLRGNCERAFVKAREDEGGRTVDVMRFLLTYGLDAIIGTVENEPCLNKKVKESVRKLLKEITEFSSEETDTEQSTASTSGWISSTQGISAHQGQDQVNVIMKPGDWKCPKCNFLNFSRNIKCLRCEGLFQERLQKLGEDEDHLPLKKGDWICEKCNFLNFAKNTRCLQCKEKPSGRQLIPGEWECESCNYINFRRNMVCLKCDHKRPKASNSSSLPSPSASDHMPYRRTRPYFGQEKQCGDEESDVIKFVETEGQHRSNSLDEAPGFVDFPLVCGKSDLSQNVQKQERWRKEMAEQSRSAAKAKENAGVFKSSITRDSRELLQLDDDEEMAEWFGRRRDN